ttttgtgtgtgccactacacgcttcgaatgcatttttctaggcattatgacgaatctaatgaggtatcacacgtatttttaggagtattatctctatttttcaccgtgttcagtttctcgaacaagactaatacaaccaagcgcaagatgaactgcctgtaggcaccttgaactctcaattatatttaattcatgtcgaccgtggtcaaatattaaaattagtgatatgtatttagttcttaaataattgtattgtgatatgcctattagggtaattttttcaattatttcaatttgacattttatatttatttaaatttatgattatgatgatgaatttgcacgcttgacgggcgtggcgcgttgcatgcgatccaaagccgggcgccttcggcaccctcatactaaaagcgtaacactatacatatattgtaacatccccatactgtatcaatacaaataaataatttctgattttcaaaggagtcaaagagcacgaattaatataatcattttgcagatcggatgtaggtatatcagtaaaggtgaaatactgtaaatatatcatacttacatactcacaattatattatctagaaatataatattatttacctacattgaaattggttgctgacctagtgaaaatactgaaatattttaactgttgatgtaggaaagctaggcgctttcaagcacctcgtaaagtattagatgcttctgttatcagaaagtgtgtttttatagcacttagtgactttttcttacgtttcatatgctttgtttcccattgtttgtaaatggtaaaatcacgtgaccgcgcggaacatactgacgcaggtccgtcctctacaagcgctgccgcgcgactgaagagggcgtaagtgcgttcgcgagtgatggcggttgcggatttagtaggtattgaaacatagaaattattttaatgatgttaccgagacaaagtgatccaaatcatctagattatcttattacctatacatttatgtaaaaaacaagtcaaaaaagtttgtattgtagctctgagattgatttattgttaaaaaaaggcgtaactttggaatttttttctatcgagcaaagtttatctaatcatgtttttgagatccaaaacatatctgccagatccttaagtataagatatatttttttcacaattttaaaacattgtttcttatatttccgatggattcaaaaaactggttcgcttagctcgtacgggaaaagcacgccttaataTCTAGATTTTCCTCGTGTTATAAAGTGTTAGAAGACTCTATCATTTACAGGTACCTGTTTCACTACACTATATAGGCTCATGATGATGCCAATGGCAATTTATCTACTTACCGACATGCTTGTTACTCACTCAAGCAAACCAACTAATGAGATGTAGCTAAAAAAACTGACACTAACCTGTATCTAAATTCTATTTACTCTAAAAATTAAACGGATGGTGAAATTGCCGGCAAGGAAGTGCTGTTAATGAATTAGTTCTTAGCGAGCAAAATCTAGCAGAAAACAAAATTATCACGTCTATTTAAAGTGACCAATCGATTTCAAATATTAAGTAAAGTAGAAATCcttaaagaaaattaaaaaaccttGCAAGTTTAGTCACATGACAGTCACACGTGGGCGAGCGTCCGGCGCCCGTTCGCGCGCTCACATTCACCCGTCTGTGCCAGCCCTAATTCGTTTCCATATAAGGCCGTCGGCGCGGCGCATAAACTCTGTATAAGGACTAGGTTACACGATTTACTACTTTGGTTACGTAGTAACTTCTGTTTTACTTTAAAGgtaggtcatcatcatcatcatcatatcagccagaggacgtccactgccggacataggcctccccctaagagtgccacaatgaccgttCTTGCGTCActcgcatccagcggactcccgcgacctttaccaggtgtCAATCGGATAATCGGATTATACCTACCGCACAAGTtcgataataattataattaaaaaaggtCGCTGTTTAATATCTAGGATTATGAGCCTAAAAGCTACGAGCAATTGGGTTGAAAATGATTTGCCAATAGTACCTAACAGGGTTCTCTATGTATCGTGTAAAACTACCTTTACTATACGCAAAATGGTGACCAAATCTAGGCAAGGCTGTGATTCATAGGACCTTGTACCTACGTCACCCGGTGACTTCAATCAAATATCAATTAAAAACTGCCGTCAATTAACGTGCTGTCTAAATGGATTTGCATGTAGTCATTGTAGTCCGCATTCCAAGCTAGGTGATTAGGTGAGGTTCTGaaaatagctttatttgactTAAATTAGGCTTTAGCCTTACAAGTTTAGCCAATTATCACTAGAAAAGGCCTTGTGTCTAGTGATAATTGGCTAGAGTTGACACTCCTTAAAAGTTTGTTGgttcatatttaaaaatatacctaagcCTGATCGCACATAGTGTATTCTCATATTTTATGCACAAAGCCGTTTGatggtcaaaattattttaagtGTGTCGATTAAAGGTATTATGTACTTGATTAATGCCCCCTTAGGTGTATTGGTTCTTTAGCTTTGTGTGTCGTATGTCGGAGTAAGTATATGATAGTATTTCAAAATACCACTACACATCTACACTACTACACAAGCACTATATACAAGCagtttttttatgtaagtactttACTGCCAACATTTAACATAATTCCCTGTTGTCAAACACCTACCATTGTATCTCCCATAATGTTTAAAAGTGATTAAAAATGTGTAAGATTTTCTTCAGGAGATCTAATTCTTGAGTAGAGTATACATAGGTACCCTAGGCGCGTGGTAAGGCTTTTACAATGACTAGAAGAAATGGGTACTATGGGTAGAAGAAAATAAACCTTTTTTCTTTTCAATATCAAGCAAATTTATTAAGCGGTAGCTTCAACAGGGGTGGGAAGATGAGCGCCCTCGACGCGGGTACCATCCAGGCCGGCGCTGTACTTGGTCACGTAGGTCTTTCCATCGTCACCGATGAAAGAAGTCTCACCCTCGGTGATGAGCACGTAGGCCTTCCCATCAGGAGTAGGGACCAGGCGGCCTCGCTCGGAGACAACCGTGCCCTCGGCCGTGACGTAGCGGAGCGCGTACTGCCCGAACTCGTCGTGGATCTCCTCGTGCTGGAGCGCCGGGAGAGCGCGACGGGCCGAGGTCTCAGCGGGGCTCCCGGGCGCGGCCGCGGCGGCGGCGATCAGGCAGACGGCTACTACGAACTGGAGAAAGCATTTGTTAGTTACTGGGGACACGGGGTGTATAGATTTATCTAACGGGCCACGAACACGACTGTTTTATCTGCTGCAAAAACTTTGTTAAACTGCTTGTATTAAACGACCCTCTTTTAGACAGATTAAATCAAGAAAGGCGATGTTTTTTTAATCGTTTCCTTGTCCGAGTTAAATATTTGAGCTAGTATAGGTATGATTGTTTCAAAACTTCAACCCATGTCAAATATAATTACAAATAGAAGGAGAGGTTCTATTCCCACAACAATTATCATGATACATCTTCTAGATATGAATAAATAGAAAAAGcgcaacaaaaataatattttagattatttaaaaataaaatcatagcAGTTGGCTAATATGTACCCAttcgtattttttaaacaaaaataaaactattaatttcataatttaaaagtgACTTACCAGTTTCATTTTGAGGGTTGAAGGTGAATTCTTCAATTGCAGGCAGCTCAAGTGACTGATGTCGGACTAGGCTAATCATTCCTATTTATATCATCAAAATATCAACTATAATCCAAAATTACGACACAAATCGTTAATAATACAATTAACATAATGAGAAATTAACTTTCATCGTTATAATACAAGAATTACAACGATTTGCTTAGTAACGTAAAGTACTTATATCTCTCATTAGGTGCGCGAAGGaaacgctggtggcctagcgggtaagagcgtgcgtcttcaatccggaggtcgcgggttccaaccccggctcgtacgaatgagtttttcggaacttatgtacgaaatatcatttgatgaaggaacacatcgtgaggaaaccggattaaTCCCAACAAGACCTGGTTGCTGCTGCTGTCTAAAAAAAGCTGTGGCTATCGGACCGGAATTAACTTGTTCGTGACTatagatattatatatttattatatttaacgtaggtattctatatatttgttatattgttaattctaatttttatcttatattatttattttcgccctctttacctacctaccactgttttaatatttagtTCCGTTCTCTATGAACCTTTGGAACCTGCATACATTAAATTTAGAAGCCTACGCGTACTGCATACATTAAATTTAGATGCAGGAAAATtacaggtttggtgcaactatCAGATATTGTTGAAAGAGAGTAGGCGTCTGTGCAAGGGCAATATGTTAAACCCAAAATTTATCCGTTGATAATGATAAGACATTGAAATAAACTTGTTTCTACTATTGCAAATGCTTGTAGCACACCTACAAGCCGACCGAGTGAAAGCGAAGGTCGccgtttcagcttaggcaaaatTTCTTTCGTTTGTCTGGATGTTCTCCTCTCCATGTCGCATTTTTCagccgattctcgtgaaatttggtGAGCAAGTTCGAtagaaatttttcaaaatggcggagccatgCGGATTCGCGAGGACTATACGCCCACAGAGCCACtaggttaggtacctaattttcGTTTCTAAAGTTTCGTAAGTTTGAGTAAATATCCTGTCTACATAATTAAAACAGGTAAACGCCGTCAAAAATAATGATCATAAAAAGGCATTTGAATACGAATTTTCCGTCTGCTCTGTTATTGATTCTTACTAATCTCAACCTAGTACTAATATAGATCAAAAGAATTAAATCAATTGTTGACCTTATTTCATTTAAGATTAAAGTTTACAATTGAATGACAAATAATTATTCAATGCCTAGCGAGGCACAATGCGATACgaatactttatatatttatggtattcgccaaaaaaataaacaagtcAAATGACGACTTCACACATGTTTTGTGTGAATGACGTaagttttatattaaattaatatttatacgaAAATTACAAACTACGTAGTAAAGGGTCAATTTGACTGGTGATGGTAAGTTGAACCTGTAAGTTACGCGGTACATGATCTTCAATCATTCatcttttttttaagtatgtacctacgagtatatgtactattttatttcaatatattACTTACTAAGTCCAGATGGGGTAAGAGAAACACTTGTAAGTTGTAGggaatacaatacaaataggTATATACTATACTGCCCACCATATCAAAAGATacatgacatacaaattaagcatatatattttataatattataaattaaactCTGGTAGACTACAGGCGGTCTTCCTCAtactatcggcccgattcgaactttaaaatacgtcaaataatacGACTAGATAtgatatagattagatatggcagtgtcaaaagtgacgtttttgtttgtagaaacgtcacttttgacactaacgtaatatatttaatccatatcgtattaatcataatatttgacgtatcttgaaGTTCGTAATCGGGCAGTATTTCTCTTGCCCCAAGCAgaatataggtaagtaggtactaggtatgtTCCTCTTACCCCATCTGAccttaaaatttgtttttatctgtAATTATTTTGCTTCTTCTCAAGATAAGCCCACAATGATTAACTTAGATAGATAGACAAGCAAGTACATTAGATTAATACTTGGTATCACCTAGGTCGCCATCTAGTCGAGAATAGGCTAAAGGTACTAGCGCCATCTGAGCGAGTGTCAATTTCACTTGAATTTTACGAGGCACGTTTGTTTCTTAAACTTTCcacatcttatacggagttatatatatctttgtTAATACTAATCGATTAATGTTTCAGTTCATCCATATGCAAATCACTAATTATTCGATATGCTGTTGTTTACCCCATACTGGGTGACCTTAAATGTAATTCAGACATTAGCTATGCCCTTGGTGACACCTAACGACATTAATAACCAAGTGCTCGATTTTAAGACCTTGTCACACAAGCACGATCACGATGCGTCACATCTGAACGTGTATATTATACCAATTAGCTGGGATTCTTTGAAGATtattaaatatatcatactGTACACTTAACCTGACATTACCTTAGGTGCTTATTTGCCATAATAACATACCAAAACGCAAGTTTaagttagttttattattgaagTTCCGGTTCATTTTCTATAGGTAAACGATTATCACTTTACATAGGCCCCAAGAATAGTAGGATCAGTTTACCTATAAGTAAGCAAGTTTCGACTGTGTCAATGCatcgtttttttagggttccgtacccaaagggtaaaaagggaccctattactccgctgtccgtccgtctgtctgcccgtctgtctgtcaccaggctgtatctcatgaaccgtgatagttgaaattttcacagatgatgtatttctgatgccgcttaacaacaaatacttactaaaaagtacggaaccctcggtgagcgagtccgactcgcacttgtccggttttttagaaTTGCGAAATACGACTAATGACTGATACTTAACCAATAACTTAACAATTTAGTTCGCCAATTTGATCGCACATCACGTGCCTATAAAACGTCAATTAACGTTTTAATGGATTCATTGATCACGATTTGCTAATTTtttaaggtacctacctaatacctatGCGTAATTGctataagtatttaaatatcTGAATGATGATGCTGATGATGCTCTCCTggccgatttcggccacagcgactgtgtgctctggagtaggcaatttttaactcgtgttattagagtgtagctgatccactctctggtgcGACCTTAAGTGGCTCACTTACCCTATCTTCTATATATctgaatattaattatttagctttaCAAATACTCTACAACTCTTTGATTAAGAAAACATTCAAAAATTATTTGTGTTTATCTTTAGACAAAGATTATGCcacaaataatttaaaagatAATAATTTAAAAGATTTTCCGATAATACTAAAATAGATATTGATGTTAAACCTATTTACCAATCTTCAACTTACCTACCCTCTATATAATTTCACACAATACTGATTTTGTTTGGAAGACTGGTAAGTATAATTTATAGTAGTATGTAGTAATAGTAGGTATGGCTCATAATTTCAAATTTCTTTTTCTTTCTGCGGTTATTATGTATGTTAACATTATGTATTACCTACTCATtaatgaacctccaggtctgtTTCTTAAGTATGTTAAATACACTACATTGTACTAAAAATCCATTTGCATTATGTGACTGTTtgtgttctaaataaattaaaaaaaaaaaaaaaaaaagattatgccacaaataatttaaaagatTATGCCACAAATAATTTAGGTTTCCGCCCTAGAAATAAAAACTATCTTCCTGGTGGCTTCACATCGAGGTAAATTAGAATATTTCCGCGTAGGGCCTTAGTTACCAGCCCACGTCTGTTGAGTCCGTAGGTCGTCAGATGAGCATTGTTATTCCATGAGACCGTAAGGCCACAATAGGTATTCACCAACCGTAATCAATTTACATGGGCATTTCCTTAAAGTCTTTGTCTATTACGGGACGTTATGGGTGTCTTCAATGATTCGTTTGGCAATTGACAAAAACGTAAAAACAATAGATTTATTAACATGTTGTTGTTTAATtcagttattattttatacgtGATTTTCGGATGTCGTGCGGAGTTTCCTTCCTTAATGAACCTTACATTTAAGTATTTCTTACAAAGGTAACATACCGACCTATTACGGGTCTATTAGGGCTTCGCATACATCATCCAGGCTACGTAGAAAGCGTTCAATCTACATTTAAATAGTTAGACATGTGTTATACCACCTGATGACGATATCTCGCACTTGCACAAACTATTAAGAGATACTGCATATATGCTAAAATGGCTTACATGGGTCTTAGAATATTTTGACATAGACATTTGCCATCAATAATGCATTTGCACTTCAGTGCCTGACGCATGATTCGTTATGGAACAAGATAATGAGGCTGTAATAGCAACAACCAATTTAATCCCAATTTAATTcaaatgtacttacctaatcTTTATTGCGCTTCAAACGTCATGTTTTACATTATCAGTTTTGTTTGAAATTATTATGATCTTACAAATtgatacaaatatttattttatatcaacatatcaataattaagtttttcatacaataaaatttaaaaaaacacacatTATGATAGTTCCAACTGATTTCCACAGATTAATGGGAGGGCTTTTTAActgacttccaaatctcaaaaggaggaggttatcaattcggttgtactCGTATGTTTTTTTTGTACCTACATTTAGCAGGGCGCGTGTATCGGTTGATATGATGATGTAATGTTTTAATCGTTACACTTACCTACTGccgtaaaaaataatatatatctcaaatttatttacttacttaggtACACCTGTCACGTAGGTTAGCCAGTTCGGTGTGACATTTCGTGGTTTTAAATCTAAAATCTAGGTGATTGAAAGTTGTTCTTAAAGGACATGTTTAATGTATGTAATACTGCAACGTATGACGCAAAGTGATTATTCTGGGGACGCTAATCTGCTTTATTTTTCATAGTTCTTGTAATAGTGGCGGCATTTACAATAGTAAATTTCCTACTTTACCAAATTAAAAACTTGAATAGGGTCGTGGAATGCTtggtcaaatcagtttctttttttgaactgtcaaaacgattagtCACTATGGAATCTATATGAAAAACAGAacaatgacgtcacggtcaagttacctactctttatagatCTTTGGGATTTATTTGGGATTATACAGAAATCGTGTCTGAAAATAACTGAGATCTtggtttttctaatatttttctgTTGCTTTATTTctgcatggtgtgaaataatttatttcaaatacagGAATTCGTAGGTTCTAATATTATGAATAAAGCGCGTCCGGATATACGTAGGTCGAGATTTAGTTAATGACAGGTACAAATTGAACGAGACCAGTGCAGTGTTAGTGCAACAAAGGCTCCCGTTGCAGCACAATTGCACAGCCAAGGTTGACGCTAGTGGTGAGAACGCCGGCCTTATCGAGTCTATTTACAGACCCGACTTAGTATTATTACCTATGCGTTCCTATTCGTTACCGGCCACTGAAAAAAGCCGCTCCCATCTCCCATACAACCGAAGttacgttttcattttaaaatCTAAGTCTgacagtgtgtgtgtgtgtgtgtgtgtgagtgtgtgtgtttGAGTGTGTAGTCTAAGTTTCATGTAATTAAAGcatgtcattttaaaatgacatgCTTTAATTACATGAAACTTTCCACTTCGATTTGATCTCCGAATTTATGGCGGCAGCCATGATATGAACTAAATATGACGCTTAACAACTACACGCATTAAATAATCCAAGTTTCAATCATATCTCAAGAGTTTATAAACAGAATTGATTCCTAAAGTTAGACTGGAGGGACTCGAGTATTATACCAACACTAGTTGCGCTCGATTAGCGTGTCAGATCTACGCGGGCAGGGCGTGGGAGCGTTAGCAACAACTGTCGGCGCCAAGGACTGCAGTCCATCAATAACATGGTAGTTATCACAGttatcattttatataaaaaatcccGTGACACGCTGTAAGTATTGAGACTTAACCCTTTTTAAGGCACATTCAGATATTGGAAGACTAAAAAGACGAGCCAATAACATAATCGGTTTCGGCAAAACACGGCATAAAAATCGTGCTTCAGCCGAAATCTACTGAAATTAGAGCAAAACCAGATCTTCGGTTTCGGCAACAAATCCGGTTTCGGCCAGACAAGTACTAATGGATCAACGTTAATTCTGCGTCAATGTATCAAGTCTACATTAGCAACAGTTTAGCGACATAATAATGCCATAAACATTACGCAAACTTGCATATTCATGAAACCAGTACTACCGCTCTTTATGTTACGTGACCAATGATGTATTTACTCTGTCCCTTTAAAACAATAAGACTTCGAAGGTCTCTCGAGAAGACTTGAGAAGACTGATGTCTTGTCAGGACTAGCAGAACACTTAAATGAAATGATGATTGTAATACTTTAACTCATGGTAGTAAGGTTTAAAATTGTTCAGTTACTTTGTTCGCTCGCGTTTTCCGTAAAATCGGGTGGATTGTGAGGAACAATGGCTGCCACGAATTAGAGACGGAATCAGTAATCTTCTAAACAATAGATGTTAACCGAACCCCGAAGGCCGGTGTAGCAACGCACGGCCACATATTACTTGGAAAACAGATGTGTAAGAAAATGGGCTATCTGTTGTGGAAGTAATGGTAACTATAGGTACCAATAAGTATCTCGCACATTCAATTATTGTGAGCAAGagaaacaaaatgtatatagtatttagttttagttgttagttttaggttttgtgtaagtattgttttaaaatgacCTGTCATTTGAAGTTaactaataattaaataatgaaaGTTTCCATTAAAATGGTaacaaaaacaacaaataaatcttAAAACGTTACTAAAAAATTGCCCTCGAGGCATAATTTCTGGCCAAATTATTAATTAGGTAGTTTATTTTATGCTCTGTTCAAGGAAATATGACGATATTCAGTTTAGCTAGGCTACGAAGAACCCGGTAAATATATGAACCAACCATCAACCATCTAATAAATTGAcgatcgttgatagaaaacgcctaTCGAAAATAATGTGCGGAAAAtaatcacgtgacttttcgtaccATCAACCATCccgatatattttttattttcgtttGGCGCTTGTTGATGTAAGATTATCACCTTTGCTAAGAGCCCCCTGGGCACCGAAGTGTTCGTTGAAAGCAAAATACTGACCGCGTAATGTTCATATTTTATTTCCTTTTCTCCAGATATGTGCGTGCGGTGCGCTAGCAGCGCTCGACGGCTACAGCCCGCAGCAGGACCCGGACCAGTTCCACATACAAACCGACGAGGACGACGAGCGCTACTTCCTTTACCAGACCCACAACGGGCAGTACAGAAAGGAGCGTCGGCTGAAAGATGGATCAGTTGTCGGTGAGTATAGATCAACATATACAGACGAGCGCTACTTCCTTTACCAGACCCACAACGGGCAGTACAGGAAGGAGCGCCAGCTGAAAGATGGATCAGTTGTCGGTGAGTATAGATCAACATATACAGACGAGCGCTACTTCCTTTACCAGACCCACAACGAGCAGTACAGGAAGGAGCGCCGGCTGAAAGATGGATCAGTTGTCGGTGAGTATAGATCAACATATACAGACGAGCGCTACTTCCTTTACCAGACCCACAACGGGCAGTACAGGAAGGAGCGCCGGCTGAAAGATGGATCAGTTGTCGGTGAGTATAGGTCAACATATACAGACGAGCGCTACTTCCTTTACCAGACCCACAACGGGCAGTACAGGAAGGAGCGCCGGCTGAAAGATGGATCAGTTGTCGGTGAGTATAGATCAACATATACAGACGAGCGCTACTTCCATTACCAGACCCACAACGGGCAGTACAGAAAGGATCGTCGGCTGAAAGATGGATCAGTTGTCGGTGAGTATAGATCAACATATACAGACGAGCGCTACTTCCATTACCAGACCCACAACGGGCAGTACAGGAAGGAGCGTCGGCTGAAAGATGGATCAGTTGTCGATGAGTACAGTAGGTACAGGACCGACCAACACATAAAGATGTAAACGATTAGAGCTCTGTTCTACCAGCAACGGGCAATACCGCAAGGAGCGTATAGGCTGAAATACGGCTcggtttttaaatataatatatgcactacttattacttattagcTTTTCACAGAAAAATCTGTTAACAATGACACGTCTCTCTTGAAGTCGGCGGCGGCGGATAAACCGCTCTACATAAGAGCGATGTTCGACaatattttttgtcaatccaatAGTATCCCGGAGCTTAGTGATATGGCGTAGATGTCATATTACAGTTCACATTCAGAAATCTGAAAATTCCATAATTTTTTCCAGCATATAAAATTATCTAAAGCTTGTCGTTTCTATTAGATCTACATATCTAAATAAGgttgattaaataaatatttagttagttctaaaataagtatgtaggtatttcATGCATAATCAACCCAAGAACAGCTGTTCCAAAACAATTAGTAAAGACGCAATTAAAACTGAATAGTGTTTGTATACTAAATCTTGCTACTTGACTTCCTATGTCTTTAAATGTATCACACATGATAACAGACAAAAAACACATAGTGTGGGTGGCCGTATGGTAAACTATGATCTCGTTATGAGACATTTACTTACTTACCACGCCCACAATTATTTTTTATGGACTTGCAACTTATTTGGaccatgtatttatttttatgttgtttttataCAGGTACGACTGGATGGGTCGGTGCAGATGGCTACCTAAGGTTGCAAGACTACATAGCTGACAATGAAGGCTACAGAATATACAAATCTAAGACTGTTTTTGTGGGACAGAACCGACCAATTGGGGTATGATGTTTCATAATTCCATTAACACATTATCAATTTTGTTTATCATTCCTCACTATCACAACTcaccatattattattttttaaataaatgctgTAGTATTCTTTCCTTTCATCTTCCTTTATATTTTGCTGatcattttgtttctttcaggAGTCGCTGAAAATAGCAAAAACCGCACCAACAGACTCTGGCTTCGGCGTAACACCCGCACCAGCCCACCGACAGGTGCCAGTGAATCGAGGGACCCCTCGCTTCAGCACCACCACCCAAACCCCAGTGCCATCTTCAACCTTCGCCCCGCCTTTCCCCTCGGAGGTATCCATCACAGCTCGCCTCCCGACCTCGACACCTCGCGTCCACGTATCGCCAAACTCTATCGATACCTCAACTCCTCATTACGACTTCAGACCG
This genomic window from Cydia splendana chromosome 9, ilCydSple1.2, whole genome shotgun sequence contains:
- the LOC134794046 gene encoding flexible cuticle protein 12-like, with the protein product MKLFVVAVCLIAAAAAAPGSPAETSARRALPALQHEEIHDEFGQYALRYVTAEGTVVSERGRLVPTPDGKAYVLITEGETSFIGDDGKTYVTKYSAGLDGTRVEGAHLPTPVEATA
- the LOC134793837 gene encoding uncharacterized protein LOC134793837, whose translation is MYKQDLILLICACGALAALDGYSPQQDPDQFHIQTDEDDERYFLYQTHNGQYRKERRLKDGSVVGTTGWVGADGYLRLQDYIADNEGYRIYKSKTVFVGQNRPIGESLKIAKTAPTDSGFGVTPAPAHRQVPVNRGTPRFSTTTQTPVPSSTFAPPFPSEVSITARLPTSTPRVHVSPNSIDTSTPHYDFRPITASEATPSPNSYDTNSLDDGYYASASTPYRRVDIYNPNSYRHADAWLARQRAGAQIGDGYTPQFPAYDGVAFRRNGFRYYLPKQYHEEETDSSDERTGSFGYVDPFGIRRVIYYNTSPGQGFQVRKNNRYVGHDATPYDPRPIN